One Thermoplasmata archaeon genomic window, GTCTCGGTCCGCAGCTCCGGTGGAAAACGCGCGTCCGGCAGGAGGACGCCGAGCACGTGCTCCGCGCCGATGGCGTCCCGAGCGAGGCGGGCGGTGAGCGCGCTGTCCACGCCTCCGGAGAGGCCGACCACGAGCCCGTTCGACGAGTCGGAGAGCGCGTGCGCCCGGAGGAATTGGGCGATCGCCGGTAGGGCGTGGTCAGGCAGCTTCGGGACCCCGTGCGTCACGCTTCCACTCCGAGCCCTTGCAGCGCACGCCCCGTCTGCCACTCCGAGCGACATCCGCAATCGAGCGCGTCCAGCCCCGCAAAGTCCTGGGAAAGGGAGGCTCTCTCGATTTCGGCGAGGACCCGTGCGTCGCAGGTGCCGCAGTTGTGCGGCCCGCGCGCGAGCCCACCGGCGGTAGGGAAGGAGACGAGACGAGACGACCCGCGTTCTTCCGAGCCTCGCCGGAGCACCTCGGCGACGCTCCAGAGCCACGGCGGGCGGTAGCGGCCCCGGTGGTACAGCCACTCGACGACGGTGCCGTTCTGGATGTGGACCGGGTTGACCGAGAGCGCGTCGAAGTGGGGGGCCGCTTCGCGGACCGACCGGACCACGTCCTCGATCGACTCCTCCTCGGTCAGGTACGGGGGCTTCAGGAGGAGGTAGGCTTTGGCGCGCAGCCCCAGCGAACGGACTCGATCCCCGGCGGCGAGGTACTCCGACGGCGGCGCGTTCTTGTGGACGTATCGGGCCAGCACCACGGGGTCGGTCGTCTCGAGCCCGAGCGCGACCTCGAGCTCGCCGTCGAACGACGACGCGAGCGGCCGGAGCACCTCGGGCGTGGCGAACTCGGGGAGCGTTTCGAAAAGCAGGCGGCGGGCCCTCCCGGAGAACCGTTCCACGAGCCGCCGGCGACTCTCAGGGTCGACCTCGCGGTCGTCGAGGAAGCTCCCCGACGTGTACACCTTGACGTACGGCTCACCCGCGTACCGCTGGAGGGCCCGCTCGGTCTGCTCCGCGAGTTCGTCGAGCGTCGCCGACCGCCCGAGCGTGTCCTTCGCGTAGCCGCACATCGAGCACCCCTTCTCGTCGGCCCAGTAGCAGCCGCGGGTCCGGAGAATGAGCACGAACGCCCGGACCTGCTCGGCACCGATCGCTTCGTCCTCGACCCACTGGTTGACGTACCGGCGGGCGGACTCCCCCCCCGCGGGGCCCGGTCGACGGTCGTGCGCGACGGCGCGGGCGACCGAGCTCGGGCTCACGGCTCCTCGACCTCGATCTCGACCCGGTCGTCGTCCTTCACGGCGAGCGCCTCTCGGAGGCAATCGCGGGCGACGAACTCGACCACGT contains:
- a CDS encoding archaeosine biosynthesis radical SAM protein RaSEA encodes the protein MSPSSVARAVAHDRRPGPAGGESARRYVNQWVEDEAIGAEQVRAFVLILRTRGCYWADEKGCSMCGYAKDTLGRSATLDELAEQTERALQRYAGEPYVKVYTSGSFLDDREVDPESRRRLVERFSGRARRLLFETLPEFATPEVLRPLASSFDGELEVALGLETTDPVVLARYVHKNAPPSEYLAAGDRVRSLGLRAKAYLLLKPPYLTEEESIEDVVRSVREAAPHFDALSVNPVHIQNGTVVEWLYHRGRYRPPWLWSVAEVLRRGSEERGSSRLVSFPTAGGLARGPHNCGTCDARVLAEIERASLSQDFAGLDALDCGCRSEWQTGRALQGLGVEA